In Pseudomonadota bacterium, one genomic interval encodes:
- a CDS encoding EamA family transporter encodes MHKQPLIYIFISAALFGISPPFAKLLMKSIPPVALAGLLYLGAFVGLSLYSMIRGIVSTEKARSANLKKEDFPWLFGAILSGGIIAPICLMFGLNRISGFTTSLLLNLEGIFTAIIAVILFKENAGKRLWLALMCMTVAGVFLTWDSSQGKFNLIGPFLVTLSMIFWGIDNNLTRNISTRNPIQIARIKGFVSGLVSVSLAYTFGMNIKWDSTIVYALLLGSFSYGISLVFFIKALEGLGSFRTGIFFSLAPFIGAVASLILLQEWIGWVMFPAIILTIAGVWLISTEKHSHLHLHQEEIHTHLHNHKDVHHIHEHIETVHEPHIHEHKHLEEYHVHSHWPDTHHRHEH; translated from the coding sequence TTGCATAAACAGCCACTTATATATATCTTTATTTCGGCTGCCCTCTTTGGAATCAGCCCACCCTTTGCCAAGCTACTTATGAAAAGTATCCCTCCGGTTGCTTTAGCTGGACTTCTCTATTTAGGGGCATTTGTAGGACTCTCTCTATATTCGATGATTCGGGGAATAGTTTCTACCGAAAAGGCAAGAAGTGCCAACCTAAAAAAGGAAGATTTTCCGTGGTTGTTCGGCGCTATACTTTCAGGCGGAATTATAGCCCCGATATGCCTGATGTTCGGATTAAACCGGATTTCCGGTTTTACCACCTCGTTGTTGCTGAATCTGGAAGGGATTTTTACGGCAATCATTGCCGTTATTTTGTTTAAGGAGAACGCAGGAAAGAGATTGTGGCTGGCGTTAATGTGCATGACCGTAGCGGGGGTGTTCTTAACTTGGGATTCAAGCCAGGGCAAGTTTAATCTAATCGGGCCCTTTTTGGTCACTCTTTCAATGATATTCTGGGGTATAGATAATAATTTGACCCGAAATATCTCAACAAGAAATCCGATACAGATCGCCCGCATTAAGGGATTTGTGTCGGGTTTAGTATCTGTATCACTGGCATATACGTTCGGGATGAACATTAAATGGGATTCAACTATTGTTTATGCTCTTTTGCTGGGCTCTTTCAGTTATGGTATCAGCCTTGTGTTTTTTATCAAAGCCCTCGAAGGATTAGGCTCTTTTAGAACAGGTATATTTTTCAGTTTGGCCCCTTTTATTGGTGCTGTAGCTTCACTCATATTGCTTCAAGAATGGATCGGTTGGGTAATGTTTCCTGCAATTATACTCACGATCGCTGGTGTCTGGCTTATAAGTACTGAAAAGCATTCACATCTGCACTTGCATCAAGAGGAAATTCATACACATTTGCATAATCACAAAGATGTTCATCATATACATGAACATATAGAAACTGTTCATGAGCCACATATACATGAACATAAGCACCTTGAAGAATATCATGTTCATTCCCACTGGCCAGACACACATCATAGACACGAACACTAA
- a CDS encoding peptidylprolyl isomerase, giving the protein MRRILVLCSALLVLSFLFNAEVFADDKNFDKNKLTATIHTTKGDINLNLFQDKAPLTVLNFVNLSRRRFYNGLTFHRVIPNFMIQGGCPLGNGTGGPGYEFADEFSSSLKHYRAGILSMANAGPNTNGSQFFITHVPTPHLDNKHTIFGEVVDIKDMKVVRGIVAGDKITNITIQGNYTALAEKYKDQLEKWNKILDSAGKLK; this is encoded by the coding sequence ATGAGAAGAATATTGGTTTTGTGCTCAGCATTGCTGGTTTTATCATTTCTTTTTAATGCAGAAGTTTTTGCGGACGATAAAAACTTTGATAAAAATAAATTGACAGCAACAATCCATACAACAAAGGGTGACATCAACTTGAACCTTTTCCAGGACAAAGCTCCATTGACTGTTCTTAATTTTGTTAATTTGTCAAGGAGGCGCTTTTATAACGGCCTCACCTTTCACAGGGTTATACCAAACTTCATGATTCAGGGAGGATGTCCTTTAGGAAATGGTACAGGAGGTCCCGGGTACGAATTTGCTGACGAATTTTCTTCAAGTCTGAAACATTATAGAGCAGGCATCCTCTCCATGGCAAACGCCGGTCCCAACACAAACGGGAGCCAATTTTTTATCACCCATGTTCCAACTCCACACCTTGACAATAAACATACTATTTTTGGAGAGGTTGTGGACATCAAAGATATGAAGGTAGTAAGAGGCATTGTCGCAGGGGATAAAATCACAAATATCACGATACAGGGAAATTACACTGCATTAGCAGAAAAGTACAAGGATCAGCTCGAAAAATGGAACAAAATATTAGACAGCGCCGGAAAGTTGAAATGA
- a CDS encoding efflux RND transporter periplasmic adaptor subunit — protein sequence MRKMYVVILAVILLGVAVYLLLPVRQDMNRKISVAAAPHPSSQTPDKRAVETSSGASVPGIEPGGHNDGIITVEVPLEKQQTMGLKTVAAAVKPMKKTLRTVGRVEFDERKLTTVNIKVEGWIEKLYADYTGKYVDKGTPLADIYSPELISLQLEYINLINQQSNTGFRSQRNIEFSWGDRYGTVGRAAFYDPQGLFEVAKQKFALWEIPEEQIKEIERSKKPIKTMTIKSPARGYVFQKPVFKGTRVAPGDKIFDIVDLSTVWVLADIYEYEIPFIKVGQSARITLSYYPGKEFSSRVDFIYPSLSGQTRTAKVRFVLPNPNLLLKPQMFTNVEMELSLGERLSIPETAILDTGTRQVVYVVLGDGIFSPRQIKVGDRANGMVEVLSGLKAGERVASSAVFLIDSEAKLKGVQ from the coding sequence ATGAGAAAAATGTACGTCGTAATCCTTGCTGTTATTCTCCTTGGAGTCGCGGTGTATCTCTTGCTCCCGGTTCGTCAGGATATGAACAGGAAGATATCAGTTGCGGCAGCCCCGCACCCCTCCTCTCAAACCCCGGACAAGAGAGCCGTGGAAACCTCGTCTGGGGCTTCTGTTCCCGGAATAGAACCGGGGGGACATAATGATGGCATAATAACCGTTGAAGTCCCCCTTGAAAAACAGCAGACAATGGGTTTGAAGACTGTTGCGGCTGCAGTAAAACCGATGAAAAAGACACTAAGGACGGTGGGCCGCGTCGAATTCGACGAGAGGAAACTGACCACTGTGAATATCAAAGTTGAGGGATGGATCGAAAAACTCTATGCTGATTACACAGGGAAGTATGTGGACAAGGGTACTCCGCTTGCCGATATATACAGTCCGGAGCTGATATCTCTGCAACTTGAGTATATTAACCTTATAAATCAGCAATCAAACACGGGTTTCCGTTCTCAAAGAAATATTGAATTCAGCTGGGGAGATAGATACGGGACAGTGGGGAGAGCAGCTTTTTATGACCCCCAGGGCTTGTTTGAAGTAGCTAAACAGAAATTTGCCCTCTGGGAAATCCCTGAAGAACAGATCAAAGAAATTGAAAGAAGCAAGAAACCCATAAAAACCATGACGATTAAGAGTCCTGCAAGGGGATACGTTTTTCAAAAACCTGTTTTTAAGGGCACGCGGGTTGCTCCGGGGGATAAGATCTTTGATATTGTGGACCTCTCTACAGTGTGGGTACTGGCTGATATATACGAATATGAAATACCTTTTATAAAAGTAGGACAGAGTGCCCGGATCACCTTGAGTTACTATCCCGGAAAAGAGTTTTCCTCCAGAGTTGATTTTATCTACCCTTCTCTTTCGGGACAGACGAGGACAGCAAAGGTCCGCTTTGTCCTTCCTAACCCCAACCTTTTACTCAAACCACAAATGTTCACCAACGTAGAGATGGAACTCAGCCTTGGAGAGCGGCTTTCAATTCCTGAGACGGCCATTCTCGATACAGGCACAAGACAGGTCGTTTATGTTGTTCTTGGGGATGGCATTTTTTCTCCCCGGCAGATCAAAGTCGGAGACAGGGCCAATGGAATGGTTGAAGTTCTTAGCGGTCTTAAGGCCGGAGAGAGGGTTGCCTCATCTGCCGTCTTCCTTATCGATTCAGAGGCGAAGCTGAAGGGCGTACAATGA
- a CDS encoding DnaJ domain-containing protein: protein MEQKDYYEILYVEADASPKKIKEAYRSLAFQYHPDRNGGGADALERMKMINEAYAVLSDQTKRKQYDDLRQTYGNSAYNRFRDRHSEEDIFRGSDINQLFEEISRSFGFRGFEDVFRETYGSGYRTFEFRRGNIFGRGFVWSGHMQKGVQGIQKGIVPWFLQKLAGYAFKKITGIQTQQGRDRYDQLALTILQAKEGGKIPYKDKESSRNLLITIPPGVTHGQKIRLQGLGHSNGGPSAPGDLYLKVDIALPFLQKIKNYLKA from the coding sequence ATGGAACAAAAAGATTATTATGAGATTCTTTATGTAGAAGCAGATGCCTCACCCAAGAAGATCAAGGAGGCTTACCGCAGCCTTGCTTTTCAGTATCACCCGGACAGAAACGGGGGTGGTGCGGATGCATTAGAACGGATGAAAATGATAAACGAAGCCTACGCTGTACTGTCCGATCAGACAAAGCGCAAACAGTACGACGATCTCCGACAAACCTATGGTAATTCTGCATATAACAGATTCCGGGACAGGCATTCCGAGGAAGATATATTCAGAGGGTCCGATATTAATCAGCTATTTGAGGAGATCTCACGGTCATTCGGATTCAGGGGTTTTGAAGATGTCTTTAGAGAAACCTATGGATCCGGCTACCGCACCTTTGAATTCAGAAGAGGAAACATCTTTGGACGGGGTTTTGTATGGTCCGGCCATATGCAAAAGGGAGTGCAAGGCATACAAAAAGGAATTGTGCCGTGGTTTCTGCAGAAACTGGCAGGATATGCCTTTAAAAAGATTACAGGAATTCAGACGCAGCAAGGAAGGGACAGGTACGACCAGTTGGCCCTCACCATCTTACAAGCGAAAGAAGGGGGCAAAATACCTTACAAGGACAAAGAGAGTTCCAGAAATCTTCTCATTACCATACCTCCCGGTGTAACCCATGGGCAGAAGATCCGTTTGCAGGGATTAGGGCACAGCAATGGAGGCCCGTCTGCACCGGGCGATCTCTATTTGAAGGTTGATATTGCCCTGCCCTTCCTGCAGAAAATAAAAAATTACCTCAAAGCCTGA
- a CDS encoding nitrous oxide reductase accessory protein NosL: MSRKKLLLVGFIICINMFWTGTAFSEADIDTNKACSYCGMDRGQFSHSRMLIIYDDGTELAVCSLHCAAVDLAIHLDKTPKTIKVGDYNTKKLIDAEQALWVIGGTKPGVMTKRGKWAFERKADADAFIKANGGSIATFDEAIKATYEDMYADTKMIREKRKMMKQKKMSH, encoded by the coding sequence ATGAGTAGGAAAAAGTTATTGCTGGTTGGATTTATTATTTGTATAAATATGTTTTGGACCGGCACTGCTTTCAGTGAAGCCGATATTGACACGAACAAGGCATGCAGTTACTGTGGAATGGACAGGGGGCAGTTCTCCCACAGCAGAATGCTTATAATTTATGATGACGGCACAGAGCTTGCAGTTTGCAGCCTCCATTGTGCTGCCGTGGATCTTGCCATTCATCTCGATAAAACACCAAAGACTATCAAGGTCGGCGATTACAATACAAAAAAGCTCATTGATGCGGAACAGGCCCTCTGGGTCATTGGCGGCACCAAGCCTGGCGTCATGACCAAACGAGGCAAATGGGCATTCGAGAGGAAGGCAGATGCTGACGCTTTTATAAAAGCTAACGGCGGGAGTATTGCCACGTTTGATGAGGCCATTAAAGCGACTTACGAGGACATGTATGCAGATACGAAGATGATCCGGGAAAAAAGAAAAATGATGAAACAAAAGAAAATGAGCCATTAG
- a CDS encoding FixH family protein encodes MYIYVRKSLTVIFLFIVGMSIAYGRDYTVRRKIDGYTVDVSINRNPPIVGRNDLRVEIKDLLGKYVLNMPVTVNYYMPPMPGMPPMNYTVQASSRGSGYGATMDLIMTGPWNIVIRANTEGKPLRMTIPIDVR; translated from the coding sequence TTGTATATATATGTAAGGAAATCGCTCACGGTTATCTTTTTGTTTATAGTTGGCATGTCAATTGCTTATGGTAGAGATTATACCGTAAGACGGAAGATTGACGGCTATACCGTAGATGTATCTATCAATCGAAACCCCCCTATCGTCGGCAGGAATGATCTGCGGGTTGAGATAAAGGACCTTCTTGGAAAATATGTTTTAAATATGCCTGTAACAGTCAATTACTACATGCCTCCCATGCCGGGTATGCCGCCCATGAATTATACAGTGCAGGCATCATCCCGTGGTTCTGGATACGGGGCAACCATGGACCTCATCATGACGGGTCCATGGAATATCGTCATCAGGGCAAATACTGAAGGGAAACCCTTAAGAATGACTATTCCCATTGATGTGAGGTAG
- a CDS encoding CusA/CzcA family heavy metal efflux RND transporter, giving the protein MIERIIELCSKNRLITILFVIILVGWGYWAIEHSALDALPDQSDTQVIVYTDWPGRSPDLVENQITYPVSATLLAAPQVKAVRGFSFLGSSFIYVIFEDGTDIYWARSRVLEYLQAVKGKIPTDVNPVLGPDASGVGWGFSYALVDEQGDKDLSELRSLQDYNVKLALESVPGVAQAASIGGFVKQYQITVDPNRLLSYGIPINKVFEVVRKSNSDIEGRVIEMSGAEYVIRGRGYIQSVKDLEVVSVSNDGSGTPVFLKDIAQIRLGPEIRRGLADLDGKGEVAGGIVVVRHGENVLNVIDRVKERIKNDIAPNLPKGVKIVTTYDRSDLVYKAVGTLRNEIIILILSVSIICLVFLLHLPSAFVVILTLPCAILISFIFLYFLKVTSNIMSLSGIAISIGILVDASIVMVENAHKKLEEAGYGLKTSENRTRIIIDAAKEVGPSLFFALMVITVAFLPVFTLQGQEGRLFRPLAYAKTFAMFAAACLAITLTPALMTLFIRGRIRPESDNPVNRGLERIYEPMVRFCLKFHKKVIIGALILMAVTLYPYLKLGNESMPAFFEDALFYMPVTAPGVSISEVSSLLQKQDKILKGFPEVSQVFGKAGRAETATDPAPLEMFETTINLKPRSQWRKGMTVEKLIMEMNDALAMTGVSNAFTSPIKARIDMLTTGIRTPLGMKIFGPHVDEIEKIGIEVEKLLKSVPHTRSVYAERVNTGYFIDISINREEAARYNLTVDDVNGIIQSSVGGFNITTTIEGRGRYPVNIRYARELRSDIDTIKRVLVPVSFSTTQPDLPAVTAPGIAQVPLSQLADIKIAKGPTQIKSEAGMLTGYVYIDYTGGDTGTYIKEAKRRLASLKIPDGYRLEWSGDYLRLESIREHLKTVIPLTLLLIIIIIYFSTRSYMKTVIVLLAVPFSLVGSFWFLYFLGYHMSTAVWVGIIALAGLDAETGVVMLLYLDLSYDRWKKEGRLKNISDLQAAIMEGAVKRLRPKIMTVATDAGLIFVLFDTGIGSEVMKSIAAPVIGGLVTSTILELTIYPAIYMLWRKRALAKEVLSGRQ; this is encoded by the coding sequence ATGATAGAGCGGATCATTGAACTATGCAGTAAAAACAGGCTTATAACAATTCTTTTCGTAATTATTCTTGTAGGCTGGGGATACTGGGCAATCGAACATTCTGCCCTTGATGCCCTCCCCGATCAAAGTGACACGCAGGTCATTGTCTATACGGACTGGCCCGGGAGAAGCCCCGATCTCGTCGAGAACCAGATCACCTATCCTGTCAGCGCCACGCTCCTTGCAGCGCCACAGGTCAAGGCAGTGCGGGGATTTTCTTTTCTTGGAAGTTCCTTCATTTATGTCATATTCGAAGACGGTACAGACATTTATTGGGCCAGAAGCCGTGTACTGGAATACCTCCAGGCCGTGAAAGGTAAAATACCGACTGACGTAAATCCCGTGCTCGGTCCCGATGCTTCAGGTGTGGGATGGGGATTTTCCTATGCCCTGGTTGACGAACAAGGAGATAAAGACCTGTCAGAATTGCGTTCCCTCCAGGACTACAATGTGAAACTTGCCCTTGAAAGCGTGCCGGGGGTTGCTCAGGCAGCCAGTATCGGAGGTTTTGTCAAACAATACCAGATTACCGTTGATCCCAACCGGCTTCTTTCTTATGGCATACCTATAAATAAGGTTTTCGAGGTCGTAAGAAAAAGCAACAGCGACATCGAGGGTCGTGTTATTGAAATGTCCGGCGCAGAGTATGTCATTCGCGGCAGAGGGTATATCCAAAGCGTCAAAGATCTCGAAGTCGTTTCTGTCAGTAACGATGGATCGGGGACCCCTGTCTTCCTGAAGGACATCGCTCAAATTCGCCTGGGACCGGAGATACGCCGTGGTCTGGCAGACCTTGACGGAAAAGGAGAGGTTGCAGGAGGCATCGTTGTTGTCAGGCACGGAGAGAATGTCTTAAATGTTATTGACCGTGTAAAAGAAAGGATTAAGAACGATATTGCCCCCAATCTCCCCAAGGGCGTCAAAATAGTCACCACTTACGACCGCTCCGATCTTGTCTATAAAGCTGTGGGCACCTTGCGCAATGAAATTATTATTCTTATTCTTTCCGTCAGCATCATCTGTCTGGTCTTTCTTCTTCACCTTCCCAGCGCCTTTGTCGTCATCCTCACTCTGCCGTGCGCTATTCTTATCTCCTTCATATTCCTCTATTTTCTGAAAGTTACCTCCAATATTATGAGCCTTTCAGGCATAGCCATCTCCATAGGCATTCTCGTCGACGCTTCTATAGTCATGGTGGAGAACGCCCACAAGAAGCTGGAAGAAGCAGGCTATGGGCTAAAAACTTCTGAAAACCGGACTCGTATTATCATAGATGCGGCTAAAGAAGTGGGGCCTTCTCTTTTCTTTGCTCTCATGGTTATTACTGTTGCCTTTCTACCAGTATTCACCCTCCAGGGACAAGAAGGAAGACTTTTCAGGCCTCTCGCCTACGCCAAGACCTTTGCCATGTTTGCCGCAGCCTGCCTAGCCATTACGCTTACACCTGCACTGATGACCCTGTTTATAAGGGGCCGTATACGTCCGGAGAGCGATAACCCTGTGAATCGTGGATTGGAAAGGATTTATGAGCCCATGGTCCGTTTCTGTCTTAAGTTTCACAAAAAGGTAATCATAGGGGCTTTGATCCTCATGGCTGTGACACTATATCCATATTTGAAACTGGGTAATGAATCGATGCCGGCCTTTTTCGAAGACGCACTTTTTTACATGCCTGTAACTGCGCCCGGTGTATCAATTTCAGAAGTCTCTTCGTTGCTTCAAAAGCAGGATAAAATTTTAAAGGGGTTTCCTGAGGTGTCTCAGGTATTCGGCAAAGCAGGCCGTGCTGAGACTGCTACTGACCCGGCGCCCCTTGAGATGTTTGAAACAACCATCAATCTCAAACCCAGATCACAGTGGCGAAAGGGGATGACTGTCGAAAAACTGATTATGGAGATGAACGACGCCCTGGCCATGACCGGCGTCTCCAATGCTTTTACATCGCCCATAAAGGCAAGGATCGACATGCTCACCACCGGCATAAGGACGCCACTGGGGATGAAAATCTTCGGTCCTCATGTTGATGAAATTGAAAAGATAGGAATAGAAGTGGAGAAATTGCTTAAGAGCGTACCACATACACGGAGCGTCTACGCCGAAAGGGTTAATACGGGCTATTTTATCGATATATCCATCAACCGCGAAGAGGCGGCACGTTACAATCTTACCGTAGATGATGTCAACGGCATTATCCAGTCTTCTGTCGGTGGATTCAATATTACCACCACAATCGAAGGAAGGGGACGTTATCCAGTCAATATCCGCTACGCCAGGGAACTGCGAAGCGACATAGACACCATAAAAAGGGTACTTGTTCCTGTTTCTTTTTCAACAACTCAACCGGATCTGCCCGCTGTAACTGCACCCGGCATTGCCCAGGTACCTCTCTCGCAACTAGCGGATATCAAGATAGCTAAAGGTCCGACACAGATCAAGAGCGAAGCAGGTATGCTCACCGGATATGTTTACATTGATTACACCGGAGGAGATACCGGAACCTACATCAAAGAGGCAAAGAGACGTTTGGCCTCCCTGAAGATTCCAGACGGTTACCGACTCGAATGGAGCGGTGATTATCTGCGTCTGGAGAGTATCCGAGAGCACCTCAAAACCGTGATACCTCTCACACTCCTTCTGATTATTATCATCATTTATTTCAGCACCCGGTCTTATATGAAGACCGTTATTGTCCTCCTCGCTGTCCCCTTTTCCCTTGTGGGTTCCTTCTGGTTCCTCTATTTCCTGGGATATCATATGAGCACTGCTGTCTGGGTCGGGATCATCGCCCTCGCAGGTCTTGACGCAGAAACCGGCGTCGTCATGCTGCTTTATCTCGATCTTTCATATGACAGATGGAAAAAAGAGGGACGATTAAAAAACATTTCCGACCTGCAGGCTGCAATCATGGAAGGGGCAGTAAAAAGGCTTCGGCCTAAGATTATGACAGTAGCGACAGATGCGGGGCTCATCTTCGTTTTGTTTGACACGGGCATCGGTTCGGAGGTCATGAAGAGCATTGCCGCGCCCGTGATCGGTGGTCTCGTGACCTCTACCATTCTTGAGCTCACTATTTACCCTGCTATATACATGCTCTGGAGAAAAAGGGCGCTGGCGAAAGAAGTGTTATCGGGCCGGCAATAA